Proteins from one Methanofastidiosum sp. genomic window:
- a CDS encoding cache domain-containing protein, with protein MPENIALEIESLVREAAFFVEAQGEDAFPMFRTEGRFLYGDIYVFVWIVKGKRIIRLVFPPDNMGEDIEITNMTDARGTNITEMIMKIAYSRKGEGWSEPYLWKRHGENIDSEKISFIKNVTHKGKTYVVGAGYYLD; from the coding sequence ATGCCAGAAAATATTGCTTTAGAAATTGAATCATTAGTCAGAGAAGCTGCATTTTTTGTCGAGGCACAGGGCGAGGATGCTTTCCCTATGTTCCGAACAGAAGGCAGATTCTTATATGGTGATATTTACGTTTTTGTCTGGATTGTTAAAGGTAAAAGGATTATCAGGCTTGTATTCCCCCCGGACAACATGGGCGAAGATATAGAAATTACAAACATGACAGATGCACGTGGTACAAATATAACAGAGATGATAATGAAGATAGCATATAGCCGTAAAGGCGAAGGCTGGTCTGAACCTTATCTTTGGAAGAGGCATGGGGAGAATATAGACTCAGAAAAAATATCATTCATCAAGAATGTCACCCACAAGGGTAAGACGTACGTCGTTGGTGCCGGGTATTACCTCGATTAA
- a CDS encoding HEPN domain-containing protein — MDKLSEDYLKRAIIRYEVLNEYLKREGYAEVVREAQETVELLLKAVLLDMGLIVPTMHDVSIILDKNKDFLKEPFLSNSDKIRTISKTLRKEREVSFYGAEDFLPSEEYAQSDAIRAIEDVKFVLDIVKKTLELG; from the coding sequence TTGGATAAACTTTCAGAAGACTATCTAAAACGCGCCATTATTAGATATGAAGTATTGAATGAATATCTCAAAAGAGAAGGGTATGCAGAAGTAGTAAGGGAAGCCCAGGAAACTGTGGAGCTTTTACTAAAGGCTGTCTTACTAGATATGGGGCTTATTGTTCCGACTATGCACGATGTTAGTATTATCCTAGATAAAAATAAAGACTTTTTAAAAGAGCCATTCTTATCTAATTCTGATAAAATAAGAACTATATCTAAAACATTGAGAAAAGAAAGGGAGGTAAGCTTCTACGGCGCTGAAGACTTTTTACCTTCTGAAGAATATGCTCAAAGTGATGCAATAAGAGCCATCGAAGATGTAAAGTTTGTTTTGGACATTGTAAAAAAAACTTTAGAACTTGGATGA
- a CDS encoding nucleotidyltransferase domain-containing protein yields MNSRISNLISNKKIIKFCKDNYIKKLSLFGSALTENFNPESDIDLLVEFEDGHTPSIFKILEMEEELSSFFEECKIDLRTPNDLSRYFRTQVIQSSEVIYARS; encoded by the coding sequence ATGAACTCTAGAATTAGTAATTTAATATCCAATAAAAAAATCATTAAATTCTGTAAAGATAATTATATCAAAAAATTATCCCTCTTTGGATCAGCTTTGACAGAAAACTTTAATCCTGAAAGTGATATTGATTTGCTAGTAGAGTTTGAAGATGGGCATACGCCAAGCATTTTTAAAATATTAGAAATGGAAGAAGAACTATCTTCTTTTTTTGAAGAATGTAAAATCGATCTAAGGACACCAAATGATCTTAGTAGATATTTTAGAACTCAAGTAATTCAAAGCTCAGAGGTAATTTATGCAAGGTCCTAG
- a CDS encoding cache domain-containing protein → MKKYISILLILIFLFSGCIGQGTDSRPEKVSTLVREASVLVQEKGEEAFPQIREKGKFYTGDTYVFVWKVEGDNVTRVVFPPDLAQEGTDVSDFKDDNNVSITNMFVTIANSEKGEGWSGEYLRTNPADNKIEKKVTYIKKVVYNDTTYVLGAGYYIN, encoded by the coding sequence TTGAAGAAATACATATCTATTTTACTAATTCTGATATTTCTGTTCTCTGGTTGCATCGGTCAGGGGACTGATAGTAGGCCTGAAAAAGTTTCTACTTTGGTAAGAGAGGCTTCTGTGCTTGTCCAAGAGAAAGGTGAGGAGGCATTCCCACAGATAAGAGAAAAAGGGAAGTTCTATACAGGCGACACGTATGTCTTTGTCTGGAAGGTCGAAGGGGATAATGTTACGAGGGTAGTCTTCCCACCAGATTTGGCGCAAGAAGGAACAGACGTCTCTGACTTTAAGGATGACAATAATGTCTCTATTACAAACATGTTTGTGACTATAGCAAATAGCGAAAAGGGTGAGGGATGGTCTGGGGAATACCTCAGGACAAATCCAGCGGACAATAAGATTGAGAAGAAAGTCACATACATAAAGAAAGTTGTTTACAACGACACAACATATGTCCTAGGCGCAGGATACTATATCAATTAA
- a CDS encoding HEPN domain-containing protein: protein MSKILWCLNQKNGIKLIKPNSNLSQAYLCKAEDSLESIQVNIKKEWKVATAYYTIYFSLYAVLMRIGIKSEIHSCTVDFVKEYLNEYFNKEELDLIEDSLKARIDVQYYVDKDISDELYSKLIDFAPELLIKSKSILSKLTEKKINSIREEIISLTTE from the coding sequence ATGAGTAAGATATTATGGTGCCTAAATCAGAAAAACGGAATTAAATTAATTAAACCCAATTCAAACTTATCTCAAGCTTATTTATGCAAAGCGGAAGATTCTTTGGAATCTATTCAAGTTAATATAAAGAAAGAATGGAAGGTTGCCACTGCTTACTATACCATTTATTTTTCACTTTATGCTGTACTTATGAGAATAGGAATAAAGTCTGAGATTCACTCGTGCACCGTTGATTTTGTAAAGGAATATCTTAATGAATATTTTAATAAAGAAGAGCTAGATCTTATAGAAGACTCACTAAAAGCAAGAATCGATGTCCAGTATTATGTAGATAAAGATATCTCAGATGAACTCTACTCAAAATTAATTGATTTTGCCCCTGAACTTTTAATTAAATCTAAATCAATTCTTTCTAAACTAACAGAAAAGAAAATAAACTCTATAAGGGAAGAAATAATAAGTTTAACAACAGAATAA
- a CDS encoding PIN domain-containing protein, producing the protein MDILDVESFSKGLIFIDTNIFLYAFNKKHRFYESSLRFLSKCQDGEILGFSSVNCINEFFYKVTISELEEITGMNKTELLPYIKREPTLISKCHFAQRAIEDIFKSRIVLLPFTAEILKTALDISNKYNLLASDAIHAASCKYYDIKNIATNDSDFERVDFLKVWKP; encoded by the coding sequence ATGGACATACTAGATGTTGAAAGTTTTTCTAAAGGATTAATCTTTATAGATACTAATATTTTCTTGTATGCGTTTAATAAAAAGCATAGATTTTATGAAAGTTCATTGAGATTTCTCTCAAAATGTCAAGATGGAGAGATCCTAGGGTTTTCCTCAGTTAATTGTATTAATGAATTTTTTTACAAAGTTACTATATCTGAATTAGAAGAAATAACAGGAATGAATAAAACAGAATTACTCCCATATATTAAGAGAGAACCTACGCTTATATCGAAATGTCATTTCGCACAAAGAGCTATTGAGGATATATTTAAATCAAGAATAGTATTGTTACCTTTTACTGCTGAAATTTTAAAAACTGCTTTAGATATTTCAAATAAATACAATCTCTTGGCTAGTGACGCTATCCACGCGGCCAGTTGCAAATACTATGACATCAAGAATATCGCCACAAACGACAGTGACTTTGAAAGAGTCGATTTCTTAAAAGTCTGGAAGCCTTAA
- a CDS encoding ATP-binding protein, translating into MVEIYDILPQNPWWEDKKLIENDEKLTNLNSARYIWIPRIKSHIDIEKDSVYSLRGPRQVGKTTLLKIMIRERLMKKNPVDICYFTCDLMRSNIELKDTIEAYLKWALRQSKDRKIIMIDEISRVEDWELSIKFIVDTYGLMDKTFVLTGSSSWDLKHSIERLPGRKGEMKNGNINKILLPMKFSEYVELKSKSLGQKFKDMGLFDNSIRIDALNDILNGDAEKWINPLIPQMNSLEDIMEDYLIDGGIMTAVNSIASTGAIPNSIYELYLQFFFGDLTKLGRDEGLAKRIISAIIKHEGKPIGWLKISREADVSSTVTVNQYCELLQTLFAVNIYPAVDFDKKTAKHRSEKKIQIPNPFFFHAFRGFLVNPGGNYYKMAQTYLLSPENKSILTESLCGDHLARLAYNYSPTDLFDVSNSLFYYRTNKGESVDYVVRLGEELIPVEVKYQSKIGSHDFKNLRRFDKGLLVTKNHIDLDNKYRAIPLSLFLMLI; encoded by the coding sequence ATGGTAGAAATATATGATATACTCCCACAAAATCCTTGGTGGGAGGATAAAAAACTCATTGAAAATGATGAGAAGTTAACAAATTTAAATTCTGCCCGTTATATATGGATTCCAAGAATTAAGTCCCATATAGATATTGAAAAGGATAGCGTCTATTCGCTTAGGGGCCCAAGGCAAGTTGGGAAAACTACTCTTCTAAAAATAATGATTAGAGAACGGCTAATGAAAAAAAATCCTGTTGATATTTGTTATTTCACATGTGATCTCATGAGATCAAATATTGAACTAAAGGATACAATTGAAGCTTATCTAAAATGGGCATTGAGACAGTCTAAAGATAGAAAAATAATTATGATTGATGAGATATCAAGAGTAGAGGATTGGGAGCTTTCAATAAAATTCATAGTTGATACTTATGGGCTTATGGATAAAACATTTGTCCTAACAGGTTCATCTTCCTGGGATTTAAAACATAGCATTGAGAGGTTACCCGGCAGAAAGGGTGAGATGAAGAATGGCAACATCAATAAGATACTTCTCCCAATGAAATTTTCTGAATATGTTGAACTAAAGTCCAAAAGTCTCGGACAGAAATTTAAGGATATGGGGCTTTTTGATAATTCAATAAGAATAGATGCTCTAAACGATATCTTAAATGGGGACGCTGAAAAATGGATTAATCCCTTAATTCCTCAAATGAATTCCTTAGAAGACATAATGGAGGATTATCTTATTGATGGAGGGATTATGACAGCTGTTAACTCTATCGCATCCACAGGAGCAATTCCAAATAGCATTTATGAGCTTTATCTCCAATTTTTTTTTGGAGATCTAACAAAACTTGGGAGAGACGAGGGTTTAGCTAAGAGGATTATTTCTGCAATCATTAAGCATGAAGGTAAACCCATAGGGTGGCTTAAAATTTCAAGAGAGGCAGATGTTTCAAGCACGGTGACAGTCAATCAGTACTGTGAGTTGCTTCAGACTTTATTTGCAGTCAATATTTATCCTGCAGTAGATTTCGATAAAAAAACGGCCAAACATAGATCTGAGAAAAAAATACAGATTCCAAATCCTTTCTTTTTCCATGCTTTTAGAGGATTCTTAGTAAATCCTGGAGGTAACTATTATAAAATGGCCCAAACATATCTTTTGTCTCCTGAAAATAAATCTATTTTGACAGAAAGTTTATGTGGTGATCATCTTGCTAGACTAGCATATAATTATTCCCCTACAGATTTATTTGATGTATCAAATTCTCTTTTCTATTACAGAACGAACAAAGGGGAATCCGTAGATTATGTTGTAAGGCTTGGGGAAGAACTTATCCCCGTAGAGGTAAAATACCAATCAAAAATTGGCAGTCACGACTTTAAGAATTTAAGAAGATTTGATAAAGGATTACTTGTCACAAAAAATCATATAGATCTTGATAATAAATATAGGGCAATCCCACTTAGTTTATTCTTAATGCTAATATGA
- a CDS encoding nucleotidyltransferase domain-containing protein, whose protein sequence is MNRLLNISPRTAQLILNSLESKGVLESIFRGKIKSYFLRKNSTSKNYLILAESYKTTLFMDKNPLVGEIIEKILPLISGIGLIFGSYAKGTQNKESDLDIFVIGYIENNKIREISKTYQIEINLVVYPLEKYKSVINKDILVKEVLENHIAIKNIDGFVLTVMGNE, encoded by the coding sequence GTGAATAGACTCCTCAATATCAGCCCCAGGACAGCACAATTAATTCTAAATTCCTTAGAATCAAAGGGCGTACTCGAATCAATCTTCCGTGGAAAGATTAAATCCTATTTTTTAAGAAAAAATTCTACTTCTAAAAATTATCTTATATTAGCCGAGTCCTATAAAACTACCCTCTTTATGGACAAGAATCCCCTAGTTGGAGAAATTATAGAAAAGATATTACCTCTTATCTCGGGGATTGGCCTTATCTTTGGAAGTTATGCTAAAGGAACTCAAAATAAAGAGTCTGATCTGGATATATTTGTAATCGGATATATAGAAAATAATAAAATAAGAGAAATATCAAAAACATATCAAATTGAAATTAATCTAGTTGTTTACCCTTTAGAAAAATACAAATCTGTTATCAATAAAGATATATTGGTAAAGGAAGTATTGGAGAATCATATAGCCATTAAAAACATTGATGGATTTGTATTAACGGTGATGGGAAATGAGTAA